The following proteins are encoded in a genomic region of Bernardetia sp. MNP-M8:
- a CDS encoding UbiA family prenyltransferase, translated as MITRSTLLHLRIPFSIFLMPVFCFAASQAVHLTWQMYLIVFVILHIFVYPASNGFNSFYDKDEGSIGGLKNPPKVNQDLLTTSLIFDIIGLFFSFVFVNWQFALLVFIYGLMSKAYSHPSIRLKKYAIGGWLTVGIFQGACTYLMCVLAFEKDFSMSSDTAFNGFEVFFQERHLFAAALISVLLLGSYPMTQIYQHEEDAKRGDKTISLLLGIRGTFIFTILFFGIATIGFYFYFSTYQYEFYFWLFQAFLAPVLLYFVYWTFLSWKDAEQANFQRTMLLNVLSSLSMIAYFTVIMLI; from the coding sequence GATGCCTGTTTTTTGTTTTGCAGCTAGTCAAGCTGTTCATTTAACGTGGCAAATGTATCTTATTGTGTTTGTGATTCTTCATATTTTTGTTTACCCTGCCAGTAATGGATTTAATAGTTTTTATGATAAAGATGAAGGAAGTATTGGAGGCTTGAAAAACCCACCCAAAGTAAATCAAGACTTGCTCACTACCTCACTTATTTTTGATATAATCGGACTTTTTTTTAGCTTCGTTTTTGTGAATTGGCAGTTTGCTTTACTTGTTTTTATTTATGGATTGATGTCTAAGGCATATAGCCATCCAAGTATTAGACTGAAAAAATATGCAATTGGTGGGTGGCTGACAGTCGGAATTTTTCAAGGTGCATGTACGTATTTGATGTGTGTACTTGCTTTTGAGAAGGATTTTTCAATGTCTTCTGATACTGCTTTTAATGGCTTTGAAGTGTTTTTTCAAGAAAGACATCTTTTTGCTGCTGCTCTGATTTCTGTTTTGCTTTTGGGTTCTTATCCCATGACACAGATTTATCAGCATGAAGAAGATGCAAAACGAGGCGACAAAACAATTAGTTTGCTTTTAGGCATTCGTGGAACATTTATTTTTACCATTTTATTTTTTGGAATAGCAACCATAGGGTTTTATTTTTATTTTTCTACGTATCAATATGAATTTTACTTTTGGCTTTTTCAGGCTTTTTTAGCTCCTGTGTTGCTTTATTTTGTTTATTGGACTTTTCTTTCGTGGAAAGATGCTGAACAAGCCAATTTTCAAAGAACAATGCTTTTGAATGTTTTGTCTTCGTTAAGTATGATTGCTTATTTTACGGTGATTATGTTAATTTAA